The Nicotiana tabacum cultivar K326 chromosome 1, ASM71507v2, whole genome shotgun sequence genome segment AAATTGTTTACCGAATTGACAACTACAACATTAAACGTAGCAAGGAAGTCCATCTCATGGATTCCAATGGCAGAGTTCTCTTTTCTATTCGAAATAGGGTAAGCATAAGTTGGCCGCTCACGTGCTGGTTTGATTCTTTTTTATGAGCCAAACACGTAAAAGTTCCTTCAAATAATTGAGTGATAGTGAGATTTGAGTTCACGACTTTATCTATTCTAATACCATGTTGAATTATATgatcattttatttaaaaatttaaactgCTAgagaattatattatttatttagttAATTATATCTCTAACAATACTcaaatattttcttgttttttttttctcctcaGAAAGTTCCAGTGTTTGGACATTGGGATGGCTATAAATGGAATTATGAAGGAGCGACTAGTAAGGAGATACCATGGTTTCAAGTGAAGAAAATTCACAATGTCCTTAGAGGAGATAATATGAATTACTATAATGTTATATTGGGATGTAATCAAGCTGAAGCAAACTGCTATAACATTATCCTTGGCACAACATCAATTAAGATTGTAACCCAAGCAGGCAGACTTGTTGCAGAGGTTAGTCACTACCCTTAATTTTGAGATAACAACATATAACCATCCGTAAAAATTGGAATAATAATCCGGAAAACAATATATGTTACCTGCTACAATAAGTTACCATATACTGATCGTGTAAAATTCTTTTTGGCTTTGTGtttattaggtaaaacaaaaaCAAGCAACTTCAGGAGTACTATTTGGAAGTGATGTATTAACATTGGTTGTGGAACCACATGTTGATCACTCATTGGTTATGGCTCTTGTTACTGTTTGTGGTCTCATCCATCACAAAATTTGATAATAAATTCAACTTATTTGGCACTGAATCGGCGTCACTATTGTTGTAATATctccttcctctctttttttcttcttcctattttgttGGGAATTCCTTGTTTGTTCTTGCAAACATTTGTACCTTTAAGAATGAGTTGTTTGGATGTAATCATGTAATGAATATTGAAGTGTGTAATATATATGCACAAGTAATGATATgactaaataaaaaattatcgTATGCATGCTCATGGCAAAATCCAAGATCTTATGTTAGTTGGCAGAAGTACCATAACAACCTTTTTGACCAATGTGTACGAAAGTAATATAAATATACATATTCAACTGCATAAGGATttctcaagttgagatccttctgcttggacaaatattgtagactctgatgatctgtgaatacctcacacgatatgctgtagagatagtgcctctaaatcttc includes the following:
- the LOC107830144 gene encoding protein LURP-one-related 11-like, whose amino-acid sequence is MAKIYSNKSNLSTISSSSSISSNSYMSPRREIFTLWMKSLVYHGNGCTVYDSKGQIVYRIDNYNIKRSKEVHLMDSNGRVLFSIRNRKVPVFGHWDGYKWNYEGATSKEIPWFQVKKIHNVLRGDNMNYYNVILGCNQAEANCYNIILGTTSIKIVTQAGRLVAEVKQKQATSGVLFGSDVLTLVVEPHVDHSLVMALVTVCGLIHHKI